A genomic region of Cannabis sativa cultivar Pink pepper isolate KNU-18-1 chromosome 1, ASM2916894v1, whole genome shotgun sequence contains the following coding sequences:
- the LOC133034742 gene encoding uncharacterized protein LOC133034742 → MCYMGHRRYLPANHPDRRKKKAFDGTEEGDMAPLPLSGEQILQQVQLVDFKYGKTQKNKKTNGCFQRKSIFFRLPYWKSLLVRHCLDVMHIEKNVCESIIGTLLDIPGKTKDGLNSLLDLVEMGIRQSLAPEKKGERLYLPPACFTLSKKEKQTVCKSLANMKVPDGYSSNIKNLVNETELKLMGLKSHDCHALMQHLLPIAIRSVLPKNVRECLTHVCIFFNRLCGKELELDKLDALHEHVVKTLCNLEKFFPPSFFDIMIHLMVHLVREARLCGPVWARWMYPFERNMKVLKSYVRNHYRPEACMVECYISEEAVEFCSEYMAGVEAIGISKPRTDPDDVDRGLRGKGTMVTVSKLELDQAQLVVMNNNAEVQPYITDHMELLQSMVPRNQKNKQKWVADQHRQTFIGWLRNTIIAKLNEPNHGVSDVLSRIALGPTFAVAKHEAYIVGRCRS, encoded by the exons atgtgttatatgggtcacagacggtacttgcctgcaaatcatcctgatagacggaagaagaaagcattcgatggtactgaagagggtgatatggctcctttgccactgtctggggaacaaattctccaacaagttcaacttgtagattttaagtatggaaagacgcaaaaaaataaaaaaactaatggttgttttcaaagaaagtcaatcttctttcgtcttccatattggaaaagtctactagttcgacattgtttggatgtcatgcatattgaaaaaaatgtgtgtgagagtattattggtaccttacttgatattcccggcaaaactaaggacggtctaaatagtcttttagatctcgttgaaatgggtatacgacaatctctggcacctgagaagaaaggtgaacgtttatatttgcctcctgcttgtttcactttatccaaaaaagagaaacaaacagtttgcaaatcacttgcaaatatgaaagtacccgatggttactcgtctaacatcaaaaacttggtgaatgagactgaattgaaactaatgggtctgaaatcacatgattgtcatgcgttaatgcaacatctacttccaattgccattagatcagtcttgccaaaaaatgttcgagagtgtttgacacatgtttgcattttctttaatagGCTGTGCGGGAAGGAATTAGAATTGGATAAGTTAGATGCATTACATGAACATGTAGTCAAAACATTGTGCAACCTGGAAAAGTTTTTTCCGCCATCTTTTTTCGACATCATGATCCATTTAATGGTTCATCTAGTGAGAGAAGCAAGGCTGTGTGGGCCGGTGTGggcgagatggatgtatccatttgaaagaaatatgaaggtacttaaaagttatgtgcgtaaccactatcggccagaagcatgtatggttgagtgctacatatctgaagaggctgtggaattttgttcagagtacatggctggagttgaggcaataggaattagcaaaccaagaactgacccagatgatgttgatagaggattaaggggcaaagggacaatggtgacagtgtccaagcttgaactagatcaagctcaattagtcgtgatgaacaataacgcagaggttcaaccatatataac tgaccatatggagctgttacaatcaatggttccaagaaatcaaaaaaataaacaaaaatgggttgcagACCAACATCGTCAAACTTTCATTGGGTGGTTAAGGAATACCATTATAGCAAAGTTGAACGAACCGAATCATGGAGTATCTGATGTGTTGAGTCGTATT
- the LOC115706846 gene encoding ras-related protein Rab2BV-like, which yields MAYKVDHEYDYLFKIVLIGDSGVGKSNILSRFTRNEFCLESKSTIGVEFATRTLQVEGKTVKAQIWDTAGQERYRAITSAYYRGAVGALLVYDITKRQTFENVQRWLRELRDHADSNIVIMMAGNKADLNHLRAISAEEAGALAEKEGLSFLETSALEALNVEKAFQSILLDIYQIISKKALAAQEAASSTGLPQGTAINVGNFSGNLMNKRTPCCSD from the exons ATGGCGTACAAGGTGGATCACGAATACGACTACCTGTTTAAGATTGTGTTGATTGGAGATTCAGGTGTTGGCAAATCTAACATACTCTCTAGGTTTACCAGAAATGAGTTTTGTCTTGAGTCCAAGTCTACCATTGGAGTTGAGTTTGCAACTCGGACATTGCAG GTAGAAGGTAAGACAGTGAAAGCACAAATATGGGACACAGCCGGCCAAGAAAGGTACCGAGCCATTACGAGTGCTTACTACAGAGGAGCCGTTGGTGCCCTCTTAGTGTATGACATAACAAAGAGGCAAACCTTTGAGAATGTCCAGAGGTGGCTGCGCGAGTTGAGGGACCATGCAGATTCCAACATTGTCATCATGATGGCCGGTAACAAAGCCGACCTCAATCACCTTCGTGCCATCTCGGCGGAGGAAGCCGGTGCTCTTGCCGAGAAGGAAGGGTTGTCATTCCTGGAGACATCAGCTCTGGAGGCCCTCAATGTTGAGAAGGCATTCCAAAGCATTTTGCTTGACATTTACCAGATAATAAGCAAAAAGGCATTGGCTGCTCAGGAGGCAGCTTCCTCCACTGGCCTTCCACAAGGCACTGCCATTAATGTTGGAAATTTTTCTGGCAATCTCATGAACAAGAGAACTCCTTGTTGCTCAGACTAA